A DNA window from Clavibacter sepedonicus contains the following coding sequences:
- a CDS encoding MFS transporter, with product MSTTPAARTAAPSTATPPAGNSRSRVIIASLIGTSIEFYDFYVYATAAVLVFPALFFANDDPTVAQLASFAVFGVAFIARPIGSILFGHFGDRVGRKGTLVASLLTMGIATVLIGCLPTALTPGWEVAAPALLVIMRFGQGLGLGGEWSGAALLATENAPAGKRAIYGTFPQLGAPIGFIVANGVFLALSLGLSPEQFQAWGWRVPFLASAVLVIVGLYVRLKLIETPAFQKVVDSGEVAKLPVARVFVTSWRPLILGTFIMLATYTLFYLMTTFTLTYGTTARDAATAEAAATAAGKPFNADTFAAGLGYARNDFLLMLIVGVVFFGIFTMVSGPLAEKHGRRKMLIATTVGILVFGLLFVPLFSAGFVGTMALLILGFTLMGLTFGPMGAVLPELFPTNVRYTGSAISYNVASILGAAVAPFIAVALWQLLDGNVLLVGVYLSAMAAITLVALVISRETRDADYAGNVS from the coding sequence ATGTCCACGACCCCCGCGGCCCGCACCGCCGCCCCGTCCACCGCCACCCCGCCCGCCGGGAACTCTCGCTCGCGCGTGATCATCGCGAGCCTCATCGGCACGTCGATCGAGTTCTACGACTTCTACGTCTACGCGACCGCCGCGGTGCTCGTCTTCCCCGCGCTCTTCTTCGCGAACGACGACCCGACCGTCGCACAGCTCGCGTCCTTCGCGGTGTTCGGCGTCGCGTTCATCGCGCGGCCCATCGGATCCATCCTCTTCGGCCACTTCGGCGACCGCGTCGGTCGCAAGGGCACGCTCGTCGCGTCGCTGCTCACGATGGGCATCGCGACCGTGCTGATCGGGTGCCTGCCGACCGCGCTCACGCCCGGCTGGGAGGTCGCGGCCCCCGCGCTCCTCGTGATCATGCGCTTCGGCCAGGGCCTCGGCCTCGGCGGCGAGTGGAGCGGCGCCGCCCTCCTCGCCACCGAGAACGCGCCCGCCGGCAAGCGCGCCATCTACGGCACGTTCCCGCAGCTCGGCGCGCCCATCGGCTTCATCGTCGCCAACGGCGTCTTCCTCGCGCTGAGCCTCGGCCTCTCCCCCGAGCAGTTCCAGGCGTGGGGCTGGCGCGTGCCGTTCCTCGCGAGCGCCGTGCTCGTGATCGTCGGCCTCTACGTGCGCCTCAAGCTCATCGAGACGCCCGCGTTCCAGAAGGTCGTCGACTCCGGCGAGGTCGCGAAGCTGCCCGTCGCGCGCGTGTTCGTCACGAGCTGGCGCCCGCTGATCCTCGGCACCTTCATCATGCTGGCGACCTACACGCTCTTCTACCTGATGACGACGTTCACGCTCACCTACGGCACCACGGCGCGCGACGCCGCCACCGCCGAGGCCGCCGCGACCGCCGCAGGCAAGCCCTTCAACGCGGACACGTTCGCCGCGGGCCTCGGCTACGCGCGCAACGACTTCCTGCTCATGCTCATCGTCGGCGTCGTGTTCTTCGGGATCTTCACCATGGTCTCGGGGCCTCTCGCCGAGAAGCACGGCCGCCGCAAGATGCTCATCGCCACCACCGTCGGGATCCTCGTCTTCGGCCTGCTCTTCGTGCCCCTGTTCTCGGCCGGCTTCGTCGGCACGATGGCGCTCCTCATCCTCGGCTTCACGCTGATGGGTCTCACCTTCGGCCCCATGGGCGCGGTGCTGCCCGAGCTGTTCCCGACCAACGTGCGCTACACGGGATCCGCGATCAGCTACAACGTCGCGAGCATCCTCGGCGCCGCGGTCGCGCCCTTCATCGCGGTGGCGCTGTGGCAGCTGCTCGACGGGAACGTGCTGCTGGTCGGCGTGTACCTGAGCGCCATGGCGGCGATCACGCTGGTCGCGCTCGTCATCAGCCGCGAGACGCGCGACGCGGACTACGCGGGGAACGTCAGTTGA